AAGCGCCGCGACGAGTTGATGCCAGGTCGGAACGACCCCTTTGCGCCTCCCGGAACAACCGCCCAGCGCCCTGGTGAAGTCGTGGAGATTCCACCGCCGCCGTTTGACATCGCCCCAGCGCCGGGGCCGTTGCCCCAAGTCCAGAATGCGCCGTTACCGCCGTTTGACCCTGGTTCCTCTACGCTGGCGGATTTCCCGGGACGGGGCGCCGACATTGCCAATATGATCATCGTGCATGGCGTTGTGCAGGTGGGCGACCAGGTACAGGCGATTGTGAAAACGCCCAACGAATCCTCGGCGCGCTACGTGCGAGCAGGGCAACGCCTGGAAAGCGGTCTAGTGCTCGTCAAACGCATTGAAGCGCGGGGCGTGCAACCTGTGGTGGTGTTCGAACAAGATGGGGTGCAAGTGGCGCGTGCGGTGGGTCAGGAACCCGATTTCCCGGTGAATCCCTACACCATCGGCGCGCGGGTGCCGAGCTTGCAAAGTCAAACGCCACCGGTTCGCTCAGGTATGACGGTGGGACCTTTGGAAACTCAACCGGCGATGCCTGGGCAACCGTCGTCACCGGCAACTCCGCCCCGCCAGGGTCAAACGCCTGGGATGCCGACCCCAGCGCAACCAGCCGTGGTCTTACCGCCCGCTCCTCCCGTTCGTTAACCGTTTATGGAAGGGAGTGATTGCCTATGCGATCCGTACCGTTGACAGTGGGGTTGCTGTTGACCTTGGCGTTGCCGACGCTAGCCCAGCGGTTGACCCCCCAGAATGTCCAGGATGTTTATACATTGATTGCTGAGAACGTTTGTCCCTACCCCCGTAGCCCGATTGACCTGCGTTCGCTGCGGGAGTTGACGGGACGCGATGATTTGACCCTAACGGATGTCCAGCTCATCTGTGGCCGGGCGACGGGACGCCGGGTGGCGGTCGCGCGAACAGTTGGCCGTCGAGCAGCTCTATCCAACTTTGATCTCATCGAGCGGGCGCGGCGGGCAACGGTGTCGGTCATTTTGTCGGTTTACGATGCCGTTGGGCAACCTCAGCCGTCTCCGGGCAACATTCCTACCAACCCAACGTTTGGGGAGTTCTTTGCACTACAGCGGCTGTACGATATCCGGCAAAGCACGGGGTTCCATATTGGCAACGGTCTGATTATCACCAATCTAACGTCTGTAGGGGGCGTACCAACGGCCATCAGCAGCGACGGTACGCTCGTGCAGGTAGAGGGCGCTAATGCCAATAACATGCGCATACGGGTCGAGCTGGCGGATGGGTCGGTGCGGTTAGCGCGGCTAGTGTACTTTGACCCCACAACGGATACGGCGCTGCTGGCCGTCAAGGGAGACATTCGCCGATTGCCTGCTCTGCCGGTGGCCACGGGTTTGCCGCGAATTGGCCAGCGCGTGTTGACGGTGAGTTATCCCATTGGAGTGCTGCCGGTGACGGCGACGGAGGGGATGGTGGTGGGCATTCGGCCCTACGGACGGTTGACCCTTTTGCAGATTGATGCGGCCACCAGCGAAGGTTCCCAGGGCGGGCCGGTCTTGGATGAGCAGGGTGCGGTCGTGGGTGTGATTACTCTCAAGAACCCCACAGCCTTCCAACTGGCTGGTTCGCTGCTAGGGACTCAAAACATCGGCTTTGCAGTGCCGATTGGCACTGTTTTGCAACGGTTGAATCTCGCAGCGCGGGGAGGTCACTGAAATGAATTGGCGACGGTGGTATTGGTTTGCAGCGCCAGTAGGGGCGGCAGCCGTCTTAACCACGGCGGTCATCACCACAGGACAGGGCGTGCGTTCCCAGTCTCAACCGGTGGTCGTTACAGACACGCAACCGGCAACGGCTCCGGCAACCCAACCCGCAGTTCAGGAAACGGACTGGCGAGCAGCGGCGCGGTTGGAGGCGGAAAGTGCGGCAGCCATTGCCCAAACGGCGATGACGCCAGCCGACTGGGAACTGGTGCGGTCCAAGTGGCGAAAAGCGTTGGCCCTGTTAGACAAAGCGCCCCAGGACGCGCAGACCGCACGCATGCGCCGTTACTACCAGCAGCAGTTGCAAGAGCAAGGGATGGTGGAAGAAGACGAGGTGCCTGCTGGGCGACGGGTAGCCAGCGCCAATCTCCTGCCAGGGACGCGGGGCATCTTCGCGCGGGAAATCGTCATCCGAGGCGTTCCTGTACCAAACCAGGTGTTGACCCCCGCCCAAATTGTCAATCGCTATTTGCCGGCAGCGGTGACGGTGGAGCCAACACGTGCAGTCGTAGGAAGCGGGTTCCACATTGGGGAGGGTTACGTGATTACCAACCTGCACGTGGCCCAGGAGGCGCGGGCGTTTGACCGGCGGATTTTCGAGGACCGTCCGATTCCGATAACTGTCCAGCTCTATGACCGAACCCGCCGGCCAGCACGGGTACTGCGAATCATGGAAGGCGGCTTGGCGGCAATGGCTGTTTTTACGATTCCCCATGAACCCTACGACATCGCCTTGTTGCAAATTCAGGGGGATGTGAGCGACTTGCAAGCGGTGCCCTTGTGCGGCAAGATGCGGGTAGGCGATGAGGTGATTGCCATTGGAACGCCCCTTGGCCAACGCAACACCATTACCCGAGGCATCATTAGCGTCATTCACTCTTTCGAGGCGGGGCATATCATTCAGACCGACACCCAAATTCTCGGAGGCAACAGCGGCGGTCCTTTGCTCAACAACCGGGGAGCCGTCGTGGCGGTTAACAGCGCGGGGATTTTTGGCGCTGCGGTGGAAGGACTGAAGTTCTCGGTACCGATTGTCCAAGCGCTAGAACGGATGCGGGTGCGGGTGCTCAATACGGATAACCCCGGCTGTGGCGGTACAGGGCCAGCCGATCGCATGGTTTATGCCCCGGGGCAAAAATAAGCGCCAGTGGTGGGGAATTCTCCTGCTGCTTTTGACGGGCTGTCCCTCACCGGCGCCGCCACCCTTTATCCAGGAACGCGACCCCAATCAAATTCTCATCGGCACGACCGCCAAGGTCAGCACCTTAGACCCCGCCGACGCCTACACCGTGTTTGCCGGGAATGTGCTGATGGCCTTGGGGGACCGGCTCTACACCTACAAGCCGGGAACAACAGAACTCCAACCCCAGTTGGCAACGGCTTTACCGCAGGTGAGCGCCGATGGCTTGACCTACCGGATTCCCCTGCGTCAAGGGGTGGTGTTTCACGACGGCACACCCTTTGACGCTGAGGCCATGGCCTTTTCGCTGCGGCGGTTTATGGAAAATGGAGGGCGGCCTTCGTTTTTGCTCAGAAATATCGTGGCGGACATTCAAGCCACAGGCCCCTATGAACTCACCATTCGCTTGCAAAGGCCTTTTGCTCCCTTTCCCCGGTTGCTGGCGTTTTCGGGGCTGTGTGCCGTCTCCCCCAAGGCCTACACGATTGGGCCAGGGCAATTTCAACCGCGCACGTTTGTGGGGACGGGTCCCTATCAGTTGGTGTACTTTGGGAGCGATGTGCTCAAGCTCAAACGGTTTCCGCGCTACTGGGGGCCGCCGCCGGCCAATGCCCAGTTGGATATTCAGTTTTTCAGTAGCAGCGCCAATCTGTACAACGCTTTACAAACAGGGGCCATTGACGTGGCCTACCAGTTTTTGGAGCCAACCCAAATTCTGGAGTTGCAAAAGCGTGACGATATCCAAGTCATCAGTAGCGCTGGCACCGGCGTCAATTACCTCACTCTCAATCGCAACCAACCGCCCCTAGACCGCCGGGAAGTGCGACAGGCCCTCGCTTTGGCCATGCCCCGCGAACTCATCCAACAACGGGTGTTCCAGAATTTGGTGGAACCCGCCTTTAGTCTCGTGCCCAGCACCTTGCCAGGATATCAGCCGGTCTTTCGGGTGGCCAGCGACCCACTGCCTATCGAGCGGGCCAAAACCCTGCTGGCCCAAGCAGGTTTCAATCCCACGCAACCCCTGCAACTCGACCTGTGGTACCGGAGCAATATCCCCAGCCAAATCCAGGTGGTGAGCACGATTAAGGCTGCGCTGGAGCGAGAGTTGCCGGTGCGTCTCAATCTCCAACCCGTGGACTCCACGACCGCTTACCAAAATCTAGAAAAGGGAATTTACCCCCTGTTTTTGCTGGACTGGTATCCCGACTTCCTCGACGCCGATAATTACTTGGAGCCGTTTCTCAGTTGCACCAAAGGAAACGAGACCGAGGGTTGCCTAGAAGGGTCGAGCCGTACCTTTGGTTCGTTTTACTACAGCGCCAAGGCCAATGATTTGATTAGCCGCAGTCGTCGCACCACTGACCCTAAACAACGCCTGGTATTACTAGGAGAATTGCAAAAGTTACTGGCCCAGGATGTACCCTACATTCCCCTCTGGCAAAACCGAGAGTTCGTATTTGCGCGTAGAGACGTCCAAGGGGTGCGCCTAGAACCAACCCAGACCTTTCCCCTCTGGTTGTTGCAGAAAGCGCCCCCTGCGCCCAATTAACTAGCCCAC
Above is a window of Gloeomargarita sp. SKYB120 DNA encoding:
- a CDS encoding ABC transporter substrate-binding protein; this encodes MPRGKNKRQWWGILLLLLTGCPSPAPPPFIQERDPNQILIGTTAKVSTLDPADAYTVFAGNVLMALGDRLYTYKPGTTELQPQLATALPQVSADGLTYRIPLRQGVVFHDGTPFDAEAMAFSLRRFMENGGRPSFLLRNIVADIQATGPYELTIRLQRPFAPFPRLLAFSGLCAVSPKAYTIGPGQFQPRTFVGTGPYQLVYFGSDVLKLKRFPRYWGPPPANAQLDIQFFSSSANLYNALQTGAIDVAYQFLEPTQILELQKRDDIQVISSAGTGVNYLTLNRNQPPLDRREVRQALALAMPRELIQQRVFQNLVEPAFSLVPSTLPGYQPVFRVASDPLPIERAKTLLAQAGFNPTQPLQLDLWYRSNIPSQIQVVSTIKAALERELPVRLNLQPVDSTTAYQNLEKGIYPLFLLDWYPDFLDADNYLEPFLSCTKGNETEGCLEGSSRTFGSFYYSAKANDLISRSRRTTDPKQRLVLLGELQKLLAQDVPYIPLWQNREFVFARRDVQGVRLEPTQTFPLWLLQKAPPAPN
- a CDS encoding trypsin-like peptidase domain-containing protein, giving the protein MNWRRWYWFAAPVGAAAVLTTAVITTGQGVRSQSQPVVVTDTQPATAPATQPAVQETDWRAAARLEAESAAAIAQTAMTPADWELVRSKWRKALALLDKAPQDAQTARMRRYYQQQLQEQGMVEEDEVPAGRRVASANLLPGTRGIFAREIVIRGVPVPNQVLTPAQIVNRYLPAAVTVEPTRAVVGSGFHIGEGYVITNLHVAQEARAFDRRIFEDRPIPITVQLYDRTRRPARVLRIMEGGLAAMAVFTIPHEPYDIALLQIQGDVSDLQAVPLCGKMRVGDEVIAIGTPLGQRNTITRGIISVIHSFEAGHIIQTDTQILGGNSGGPLLNNRGAVVAVNSAGIFGAAVEGLKFSVPIVQALERMRVRVLNTDNPGCGGTGPADRMVYAPGQK
- a CDS encoding serine protease — encoded protein: MRSVPLTVGLLLTLALPTLAQRLTPQNVQDVYTLIAENVCPYPRSPIDLRSLRELTGRDDLTLTDVQLICGRATGRRVAVARTVGRRAALSNFDLIERARRATVSVILSVYDAVGQPQPSPGNIPTNPTFGEFFALQRLYDIRQSTGFHIGNGLIITNLTSVGGVPTAISSDGTLVQVEGANANNMRIRVELADGSVRLARLVYFDPTTDTALLAVKGDIRRLPALPVATGLPRIGQRVLTVSYPIGVLPVTATEGMVVGIRPYGRLTLLQIDAATSEGSQGGPVLDEQGAVVGVITLKNPTAFQLAGSLLGTQNIGFAVPIGTVLQRLNLAARGGH